Below is a genomic region from Brassica rapa cultivar Chiifu-401-42 chromosome A08, CAAS_Brap_v3.01, whole genome shotgun sequence.
AACTGTAGAAAAATGGACGAAACTCCATTACTGGTTCATCCAGAACCCATAACTGGCGACGATATGATTTCTATACCGGAGATGATGTTTGCGGCGGGGGAAGAACCGGTTGGAGTTAGAGTTCTTACTTACCAGTCCTCAAGATCCATTAATCACATACTTGAATCGCTCGAAGACGATGAGATCCAGACATTGCGGATGTCCCCCTTTTGGAAGATCGTGGAGATAAGCGAAAAACCAAGTTTTTCGGGAAGATTTGCTCGATTCATGCTTTCACGGCAGCTAAAGGTCGAGAAGAAACACGAGGCTTGGTTTCGGTTTGCTGGGAAACCAATAAGGTTTTCCCTACGCGAGTTCGCAATTGTTACGGGACTAAACTGCGGGGAGTATCCtaaaaaatccaaaaccaaTTCGAAGCTGAAGAGAAAGGCAAAACCCTATTGGCCCGAGTTATTTGGCAGAAGCGATGATCTTCGGGTAACAACAGCATTGAAAAATCTGAGGAGAAAAACGGTAACAGATAAAGAAGTTAGGATTAAGTTGGCATGTCTGGCGATCGTGTCTTCGGTTCTACTGGCTACtaacttgaagatgaagatgattaAGGAGCATGCAGATGCAATGGTAGACTTGGAAGAGTTCTTTTCCTTTCCGTGGGGTCGACTAGCATTTGAAATGCTTATGGGAAGTATAAAACAACGAAACGAGGTCTCCTTATCGACGGATACAATTGCTGTGAAGGGTTTTGCCTTGGCTCTGCAACTGGTTATGGTTGAGGCTGTACCCACTCTTACGGAAGTGGTTATGGAAAGTTACTCATCTTCTGACTCAGACAGCTCCGACGATGGAGATGATTTCATTCTAAAGAAGAACAGACAGAAAACACTGAGCCCCGGACATGCGCGAGAACTTGACAAAACAAAAGATGTATGTGTCTTATTTCCTATCCTCTGTGGTCATACTTTGAATATATGTTCACTCCAGGTTGTAGTTAAAGTTGTTAATATGGTTATTCCAGGTTGTAGTTAGAAGCATAATCCCTGAGGACCCGGATAGACCCATACTCGCTGATACTCTTCAATGGGCAGACGAGGTCATGGACCAGAAAGTCGACAATCTGTTAAGGCTTGTAAACGAAGGTTATTCTTTCACCGCTGAGATGTTCAAAGGAGGCGCTACAAAAGTTGACGTGGAAAGAATGCGTGTGATACCCGCAGATGGGGGGAAGCGGAAGAGGAAAACCAAACCcgtgaaacaaaaagaaacggAGGAGGAGAAGCGTATTGCCGCAATTGTGCTGTCGATGCTGCAAAGCGAGGTTGAGAGAGTCGATGCAAATGTTGCCAACGCCGTTTAGTTGTCCGATAAAACAGCTGCGCAAGTCGAATCCTTAGAGACAAGGATAATGGTGGCTATTAAAAATGAACTTCAAAAGTTCAAGGAAGAAGTCATCCGCTCTGTCATGGAAATCCACAACAAAGAAAACGGGACAACAGTAAGGAGAGGGGGCAACGTCTCTAATTCGAACAACCAACAGCCAGACGGTGATGACGACCTCCCTCACCGTGACGCCAATGCTGCAGAACGAGTAAGTCTTCAAACTTACTTGATTCATAACCGGTACTTATTTAGAATAACCGGTTTATTGGTATTTACAACAGGTAATTGTATAAGATAACCGGCACTTATATTCTTTTGCTGAGGCTTTTCCAATATTACATTTTGCAGGGAGCAGATGCCAGGACATTGAGTACGGCAAATACGGCTTCGCCTGTTGGTGTGCAGCCCAACGTCCCATCCTTGCATGATTCCCCTTTATCAGCTAACAACCAAAACATGGAAACTACCAAAATAGCGTTAATGTTTTTCTCTAAATTTCTTGATTCAAGTCGCACCAATTATATGTTgtctaaaactttaaaattgcAAGTTTTGGGAAGGTTTTGGTAGGATTTGGGAAATTTTACACTGAAATGTTCTTTATATACCAGACAATTACACGTCTTTTGTTTATGTCTTCAACTATCCGTCACCTATAAGCCTATTTCAATATACTATGTTGTTGTGTTTCATTAACTGCACAGTCCATTAATTTGTTATCATCTCATATGTGCATGCTTTGCTGATTACATTTCAGTCAGGAGGCGTTGATAAAGGCAACAATATTCCACGACCGATAAGCAGAGCTGTCTCTGAAGGCTCAAATCACGATATTCCCACTCGGTCGATCAATAGTCACGCCATTAACGTTCCAGTTACTGTGGTATGGTAGACTTATGTACATGTTGTAGTCATGGATGAGTTATAACGTCCTCTATTTACAGGTTGACTCTTCATCCCTTCGCCTCAGAGAAGAGCAAAACCCCCCTCCCTCTGCGACTAGAGACGAACAAATTACTGAGACCGGTGCGGAGCATGGAGAGGAAGATTCAAATGAGGACCCAATTCAACCTCCGGCATCACTCAAATGCAAGCGGCAAAAGACAGTCCCATCGGAACACGTGATAGAAACCAACCCTGGGACTGAGCTACTTTCTGTTTATCCACCTCCTGCGTCTCCGTTGACCTCTTACTCCGACATTGCTGTTGTAATGTCAAAATATACCAAGCTGTGTCAAAAAATTTGCAACCCGTTGTAAGTATCCCAAAattccatttttaaaattataatgtaAAGTACTAAATAGAGGAAAACGGTTTTTTAACGGCTTTGTTTGTTATATCTATGTGTTGCCTCATTACAGTGTTATAAACGTCTCCGGTCTCTCTGTGACTTCGAAGGACTTAACAGCTATTGCGGAACTCAGCCGTTCGCTCCCAGCAAGGGTGAGTCCTTGTTTACAATTTTTTCCAGTACGTTCCCGCATTCAAATAACTTAAAAGATCAAAACGTTTTTATACTCAGGTTATTGACATACTGGTGAGGTTTGTTCGTACGACATACAAGAGGGAAGTAAATTCAAGATCTGACAGAAACCCACTGTTTCTTGACACCAGATATGTTGCGTTGATGTTGAAGCACTATGAGAAGTTCGAGCGTTCAAAATCACCAGATTCGTACAATTTTCCGAAAGATCTACTGCAGTATCTTGCTAGTGATGACTCAACCACCGCTCCTTTCACGCATTACTATTTTTCGTATGATCTTGGCAACAAACAATGGATTGGTGTGTGTTTTGACTGTGCTGCGTGGAAGTTTACCGTCCTAGATTCCAATATAACGGTCCTGTCTGATTCTGAGATGGCCATAAAGCTACAACCCTTTACTCAGATGATACCCGCACTTCTGAAACGCAACGGATGGCAACCGACAAATGCTAGTGAATTTTGGGTGGTGTTCGATAGACCCACAGGGATacatcaaaaccaaatccacTCACACTCTGGCCTAACTGCAATCTTGTTGATGCAGTCACATGGGATGTTTGGGATCGCCGGCTGCAAGTCTATCACGCCTACCCATCTGACGGGAGAAGCCAAGCGGATTGTCGTGATGGTGTATGAATTACACCAGAAGCTTTAGGGAAGTCTCACAATTAGAAACCTATGTGTTTATTGCATCGGTTTTGTGTTTTCATTGTCTACTTTATGTTTGTCTAAGTACTCTTTAGTTCTCTGCTTCTATTGCAACTCGGTTATAATGCTGTTAGGAAGATGACATCTCGAACTGAACTTCTATTTGCCGTTTTATTTCTGATTAACCGGGGACGattttaaacttattttcaGTAAAAGATTACAAATCGGATTTCGCATGCCGACAAGGAAAAAACTGGATAATATGCCAACACTGTAGGGAAACCGGATAGTAGAAAGATAAACCATTTAAAATCAGTTGGTATGTGAGGAATTTAAAGTATAATACACCACATAACAAACCGAAATTGTATATTAACCAGCTATAAACGGTATGGGTTTATATTGGTatgtataaatagtattttatgATACCCGGCTAAAACCTTCTTAATTCCGGTGATCTCcttcatataaaattaaaatttcttgGGTAAGAAAATCGCAATATTCCATGAATGAAGTTGGAGAAGTTTATAACCCGGTATGTGAAGATTTTTATAACATCCCATCCTATATAAATACTTACCGTCCTTGATAAACAATCATTACACAAATGGTAACGTTTTAACAAATGTTAAAATGGTTTGACAAACCGGGCATAACCGGTTAGATTCCAATAATGTATGTAGTAGATATTTGTAGTCAGTTTGTGGACGATATATTTTTGGAATATTTAAACATTATTAAATATTCTCTGTCAGACCAAATGTCACGAATATAGGGAACATATAGGTACCTTAGCTGTAGGTAATCAAGTAACAGTTTAACCGAACAGGTTTGAATCGCTCCAGCTTTACAATTCATTACATACCCGGTTAGCTAACAATAATGGAGTTTGTAGATATTTATACCCCGTTTGtggatgttaaattttaaattttttttaacattttattaatgtataaaatatagGCAGGTTATAGGTAGCATAGGTGTAATAAATGCAACGATTCTAGAAGATATAGATGTACATCGTTGTCAATGTATCGCCGGTGCATATCCATTAATCTCTTTATATAGTTCTCACCTCCACCCTTGTATCACCCACACATCTGCAGTTAATGCATAGAAAAGCGTCAATAATTTTGCTACTGTGAAGCCGAGGTTTGATAACAATTCCGACCTTGAGGGAGATAACCCTGGTAATAATGGTCTTCCAAATATCTTTTCTAGGATGACTTAATAAATTCCGCAATAAATACTGAGACCGTTATGATGCACTATAAATTCTATACTTCTATCTTCAACCCTTGCTCAATTTGCTTATCTCCGTCTTTATTTATCGCAGATGGGTCAGCTGATCCGCGTTATTAGTGGCAATTGGACAAAATGTCCGGATGGGATATGGCGATTCGAAGATGCTCCATCCGAGGAGGAACACTATATATTATCCAATCAGAACGAGAAAATTGCAGGTGTTATGTCGCTTGTAAGAGAAGAGATGGGGATTGGAGAACACACACCTATGGTTTTGTCCTACCATCTTCCACCATCGCTACGGCCACCATATGGATGTACAACTGCACCAAACTACGTTCGTACTCAGCAGGACCTTCGATTCCTTTTTACTTTACAAGAGTGGACCAAGGAAGTCGAATTATGTGTGACGTTTGGAGCCCTAAATGTTGCCAAGTATCAATTCCTCAGAAGAGAGCCCTTCACAATTGGTTATAGAATGTTTCTAAGCGATGGAATGACAGAGGAAGACACCGTTGCCGCAATTCTAGGTGAGAGACGGTAAAAACTTACAAGGTCACTAATGTTAAAACCAATTTTTAAACAGTCCAAATACGCGTGTGGTCTGCAGATATGGTGGGGGATGACGAGTTTGACTTCAGTGAACCAGGACTTGCAGATGTGTTCAACGAGAAAAACCTCGTACTTGTCTACCGATTTTCACTAGAGATTGAGAAAGCAAGATCAATGTTCGATTGGCACAACAATGGTACCAATGATTGTTGTAAAAAGCCAGGTAATGAGGAGGGGGAGGGCAACAACATGACTGAACGTAATGAAACAGTCAAGACGACGGAGTTTCCAAAAGAACAAGGTTGTGAGAGACATATGTGTTGCAATTTATATGATACTTTTTTATCCAGTTATTCTTTTTTAAATCCcggttatttttaaaattttccgtatacaatgaatttaatttaaacTCTTAATACATGCAGATTTGCATATAAATCCGGACCGATATCATCGACCTGTTACTCCGAATAATTCATACATACAGACCGAAAGCGACGACGCCCGGCAATTCAGAGATTATGACAGAAGCGAAACAGGATGTGATGAAGATTGTACTTATTTCATCAACCTTGACTGTGAAGGTAGATATGAGCAATACCATTTGGTAAACATTGTCATGAAAATATATTGACCCTATAAATTGATTTACGCGTAGATGCTCATATAACCCCTCCAAACCAACCTTCCATCGTTGACGTTGGAGAGTCAACTACCGGTTCCACCCCAAATTCGTTTACAAATCATCAATTTCCCATTCATAACGATGTTTATAACGACAACAGTATGTCTAACGAACATGGGTGGTACCAACGATGCAGCAGCGGAGGTACCCTTACTTACAATAAAGCATCAGTATATTCgtataaaatacttaaaatacacatataaattatggtttttttacattaacaaaatatttgatcttgaacaataaaaatgtaaatgcGGTTTTCACAAAGAGACTGATCGGGGAGCAGGAATTTATAAGGAAACTTTGTGTGTACTCATACAAATTCTACTTTGTTaacattaacaaaatatttgatattgaacactaaatatgtaaaTGCGGTTTTCACGCAGAGACTGATCGGGGAGCGGGTGTTGATAATATGTTCAGTAGAGGGTCAGAAAGGTTTGTACTCGGATCAACACAAGAAAATTCTATCAACATTGATCTGACTGAGGAAGAAAATTCTTTCCAACAGGTGGAATCCAATGGTGGGTAGCAGAAAACTTTTGTATGAATATACTAGTGTTTGTcatgaattttatattaatactgAAGAGAGTAAATAAGTCAAGTGGCTTACGATATCTACAAATCCTAATTGTCGTACCTACTTCTAAATGTTTTGACTTTAAAGAGCAGTCAGAttcaaacaaaattatatattactcaGTACCAAATAAAACTCCCATAATGAAACGTATCAACGCTATAGGTGGTCTAAGTTCCTATGACCGAGTCTTTCTGGCCCCTGTGAACATCTTTTCTTAATGTATTAAAGAGGGCCTCTCTAACCGGTGAAAAGTAGTGGGTGTCCACTAACGGCCGTTCCAGGCTCGGCTCCGATAACGAAATTCCGGGAGGAGTCGGTAGTTGGGCACTGGATCCCTTCGGACCTGGAGAACGTGTGACGCTGGGTCGGGGTTTGGTGAACCAACTGGTCGCTCCTCTAGTTGAAGTATCGGGCCCCTTTTCGTTGCCTAGGTTACACCTTCGGAATACCCCAGAAGGGAATTTTTCTATACTTCCCTAAATCTTCACTTGATGCCACGCCGACTCTCCTTTCGTCATAAGGCGTGGAATTAGACCAAGGGGAATCTCCATAGAAACAGGTCCCTCTGATTTCGCACGTAGGAGATCGAGACACAGCCCAAGGGCTATGGAGAAAGATGTAGATCGATCGCCTTTATCGACTATATTATGAAAGTAACTCTTACAGCCTGACTTTGCAGGAAATACGACACATACACCGGATGATTTATATGTTGGAATGGTCTTCAAAGATAGGGAAGAGTTCAAGCAACATATGGCTTTGTACGCAATAAGGAAAAAATTTCGATTTCGAAACGCTAGATCGTCACCAAGCGGAATGATCCTCAGATGCTTTTGTACCACATGCAACTGGCGGGTGTATGCAGTGATGCTGAGGAATACAGAGATGTTTGAAGTTAGGACAATTGCACTCCATCATTCTTGTACCGTTGACGACCGTAGTGGCTACCAGTCCCAAGCAACACATACAGTGATTGGAGGAATGATGAAAGCAAGGTTTGCTGGTACGGGAGGGGGTCCACGACCAAATGACATAAGACAGACCATGCAAGGGGATCACGACGTTCACATTTCTTACTGGAAAGCATGGAGGTCTAGAGAAATTGCGTTGGAGAACGCAAAGGGGTCTTGTGGATCATCT
It encodes:
- the LOC103834332 gene encoding uncharacterized protein LOC103834332; protein product: MDETPLLVHPEPITGDDMISIPEMMFAAGEEPVGVRVLTYQSSRSINHILESLEDDEIQTLRMSPFWKIVEISEKPSFSGRFARFMLSRQLKVEKKHEAWFRFAGKPIRFSLREFAIVTGLNCGEYPKKSKTNSKLKRKAKPYWPELFGRSDDLRVTTALKNLRRKTVTDKEVRIKLACLAIVSSVLLATNLKMKMIKEHADAMVDLEEFFSFPWGRLAFEMLMGSIKQRNEVSLSTDTIAVKGFALALQLVMVEAVPTLTEVVMESYSSSDSDSSDDGDDFILKKNRQKTLSPGHARELDKTKDVVVRSIIPEDPDRPILADTLQWADEVMDQKVDNLLRLVNEGYSFTAEMFKGGATKVDVERMRVIPADGGKRKRKTKPVKQKETEEEKRIAAIVLSMLQSEVERVDANVANAV
- the LOC103834333 gene encoding uncharacterized protein LOC103834333; translation: MVAIKNELQKFKEEVIRSVMEIHNKENGTTVRRGGNVSNSNNQQPDGDDDLPHRDANAAERGADARTLSTANTASPVGVQPNSGGVDKGNNIPRPISRAVSEGSNHDIPTRSINSHAINVPVTVVDSSSLRLREEQNPPPSATRDEQITETGAEHGEEDSNEDPIQPPASLKCKRQKTVPSEHVIETNPGTELLSVYPPPASPLTSYSDIAVVMSKYTKLCQKICNPFVINVSGLSVTSKDLTAIAELSRSLPARVIDILVRFVRTTYKREVNSRSDRNPLFLDTRYVALMLKHYEKFERSKSPDSYNFPKDLLQYLASDDSTTAPFTHYYFSYDLGNKQWIGVCFDCAAWKFTVLDSNITVLSDSEMAIKLQPFTQMIPALLKRNGWQPTNASEFWVVFDRPTGIHQNQIHSHSGLTAILLMQSHGMFGIAGCKSITPTHLTGEAKRIVVMVYELHQKL